The Castor canadensis chromosome X, mCasCan1.hap1v2, whole genome shotgun sequence genome includes a region encoding these proteins:
- the LOC141419527 gene encoding UBAP1-MVB12-associated (UMA)-domain containing protein 1, with amino-acid sequence MFHFFRKPPEPKKPSVPETEADGFILLGDTASEPKSKTTEVEGSQPLETGKENSSSVTIADPEMENQAGQTLENSSLMTELLSDVPFTLAPHVLAVQGIISDLPDHLLSYDVSENLSRFWYDFTLENSVLCDS; translated from the coding sequence atGTTTCACTTCTTTCGAAAGCCGCCAGAGCCTAAGAAGCCCTCAGTACCAGAGACAGAAGCAGATGGATTCATCCTTTTAGGAGATACAGCAAGTGAACCAAAAAGTAAAACTACAGAAGTAGAAGGCAGCCAACCTTTGGAGACTGGCAAAGAAAACTCGTCCAGTGTGACTATAGCAGACCCTGAGATGGAAAATCAGGCAGGCCAGACTCTGGAGAACAGCTCACTAATGACTGAGCTCCTGAGCGACGTACCCTTCACCTTGGCCCCGCACGTGctggcagtgcagggcatcatcAGCGACCTTCCTGACCACTTACTCTCCTACGATGTCAGTGAAAACCTATCACGATTTTGGTATGATTTCACTCTTGAAAATTCAGTGCTCTGTGATTCATAA